A genomic window from Cryobacterium sp. SO2 includes:
- a CDS encoding restriction endonuclease subunit S, which produces MHETRDITPFAEFLKAIRRTPAIVLDRDYKMVTLPLYGRGARLRKVVKGADLGTARFEVRAGDLMISKIDARKGSNSLLPPELDGAVVTGDFLSYSVDTSVMSPAYMDIVARSTQFSDLCDSVSAGTTNRVRLDVSKFLSLGMAVPNLREQRRIVDLIGTLDEAIESAVQSGELTVRVRVALSESLFGVLCGGSTKPLLALASTRLGKMLSSTTAGSHRSWPYLRNANVQWGRIDLHDLKEMPLSDVDRIEFELRKGDLLICEGGIVGRSALVTEDLPGIYFQKAIHRVRCNDALDPAFLYFYMQYLADSGGLEDFTTGTTIRHLTGEKLRQIPVPDTSSETQSKIVGILQAFADTEAECQATADSLRSVRTNILATYLSGEHEIPSSYDEVMRS; this is translated from the coding sequence ATGCATGAGACACGGGACATCACACCTTTTGCTGAGTTCCTGAAAGCGATACGTCGGACACCAGCAATAGTGCTTGACCGGGACTACAAGATGGTTACACTGCCGCTGTACGGGCGAGGGGCGCGGCTGCGGAAAGTGGTCAAGGGCGCCGACCTTGGTACGGCGAGGTTTGAGGTGCGTGCAGGCGATCTCATGATCTCCAAGATCGACGCTCGCAAGGGGTCCAACTCCCTCTTGCCGCCAGAGCTCGACGGCGCTGTGGTAACCGGGGATTTTCTCTCGTATTCGGTGGATACCTCCGTGATGTCGCCGGCTTACATGGATATCGTCGCGCGCAGCACCCAGTTTTCTGACCTCTGCGATTCTGTTTCAGCTGGCACTACTAACCGTGTTCGCCTTGACGTGTCGAAGTTTCTTTCACTCGGAATGGCTGTGCCCAATCTCCGCGAGCAACGGCGCATTGTCGACCTGATAGGAACACTGGACGAGGCAATCGAATCGGCAGTGCAGAGCGGTGAACTCACTGTACGAGTGCGGGTTGCTTTGTCTGAATCCCTCTTTGGGGTCCTCTGCGGCGGTTCGACTAAGCCTCTGCTGGCACTGGCATCGACTCGGCTGGGCAAAATGCTTTCAAGCACAACTGCGGGTAGCCATCGCTCCTGGCCGTACCTGCGCAACGCAAACGTCCAGTGGGGACGTATCGATCTTCATGACCTCAAGGAGATGCCCCTCTCAGATGTCGACCGTATCGAATTCGAGCTACGCAAGGGGGACCTGCTCATTTGCGAAGGCGGAATCGTTGGTCGTTCTGCACTCGTGACCGAGGATTTACCCGGCATCTACTTCCAGAAAGCGATCCACCGCGTCAGATGCAACGACGCATTGGACCCCGCATTCCTGTACTTTTACATGCAGTATTTGGCGGATTCAGGCGGCCTTGAGGACTTCACGACAGGTACGACCATTCGCCACCTGACAGGCGAGAAGCTTCGGCAGATTCCAGTGCCTGATACGAGCTCCGAAACTCAGTCGAAAATCGTTGGCATCTTGCAGGCGTTCGCAGACACGGAGGCCGAATGTCAAGCGACCGCCGACTCCCTCCGCAGTGTCCGCACAAATATCCTCGCGACTTATCTCAGCGGTGAACACGAAATTCCGTCATCGTATGATGAGGTCATGAGGTCATGA
- a CDS encoding class I SAM-dependent DNA methyltransferase, with protein sequence MTLAPTDPAHITQRQLEATLWAGANALRGPVDPGDFKSYVFPVMFFKWISDSWDFNHAQAIADFGEDLTDDIESTYQAFIIPEDCHWDDVIDTARNVGSKLGKALLRVQEANFGKLDGVFGDVNWANKERLPETALTDLLDAFDKLTLNPLSVTGDALGAAYEYLLREFAEASGKKAGEFFTPRHVVHLLVSILDPQPGDSVCDPACGSAGILIETVNAVNGGGGDARTLSLYGQEYNLTTAAMAKMNLYLHGLTDFQIVRGDTFNDMKLKTASGGLRKYSVVAANPPFSLQNWGADAWASDSYGRAFGGEVPPAKNGDYAWIQHIVSTMKDGDGRAGIVMPHGALFRGGKEAAIREKLIRADLLEAVIGLPNNLFYSTSIPVCLLIFRKTKPSERIGSVLFIDGKDRLQPGKNQNTMDDDDIAAISNAYRAPASANSESRVKARLVEIDELERNHFDLNIGRYLKSETAVEANVEEAIVLMREAQERLMAAQAVLDEKLKAAGFDA encoded by the coding sequence GTGACACTTGCCCCCACCGATCCAGCACACATCACCCAGCGCCAATTGGAAGCCACCCTGTGGGCCGGTGCGAATGCGCTCCGCGGTCCCGTCGACCCGGGCGACTTCAAGTCCTACGTGTTCCCGGTGATGTTCTTTAAATGGATAAGCGACAGCTGGGATTTCAATCACGCCCAGGCTATTGCCGACTTCGGAGAAGACCTCACCGACGACATCGAATCGACCTATCAGGCGTTCATCATCCCAGAGGACTGCCATTGGGATGACGTCATCGACACCGCTAGGAACGTCGGCTCGAAACTAGGCAAGGCGCTTCTGCGCGTCCAGGAGGCCAACTTCGGGAAGCTCGATGGCGTCTTCGGAGATGTGAACTGGGCGAACAAAGAACGTCTCCCTGAGACAGCGCTCACAGACTTGCTCGACGCGTTCGACAAGCTCACCCTTAATCCGTTAAGCGTCACCGGTGATGCCCTAGGCGCCGCATACGAGTACCTTTTGCGTGAATTCGCGGAAGCCAGCGGTAAGAAAGCGGGGGAATTCTTCACCCCGCGCCACGTCGTGCACCTGCTCGTCAGCATCCTCGACCCCCAGCCCGGCGACTCCGTCTGCGACCCCGCGTGTGGGTCGGCCGGCATCCTCATCGAAACAGTCAACGCCGTCAATGGCGGCGGCGGGGATGCACGCACGCTCAGCCTCTATGGTCAGGAATACAACCTGACGACTGCCGCTATGGCGAAAATGAACCTGTACCTTCACGGGCTTACCGACTTCCAGATCGTGCGTGGCGACACGTTCAACGACATGAAGCTGAAAACTGCATCGGGCGGCCTCCGTAAGTATTCGGTGGTCGCGGCCAACCCACCGTTCAGCCTCCAGAACTGGGGGGCCGACGCTTGGGCTTCCGACAGCTACGGTCGTGCATTTGGCGGGGAGGTCCCACCTGCGAAGAACGGCGACTACGCCTGGATCCAGCACATCGTGTCGACTATGAAGGACGGAGACGGGCGCGCTGGCATCGTTATGCCTCACGGCGCACTGTTCCGCGGAGGCAAGGAAGCAGCTATCCGCGAGAAACTGATCCGCGCCGATCTTCTCGAAGCTGTCATCGGCCTCCCCAACAATCTGTTCTATTCCACGAGCATCCCCGTATGCCTTCTCATCTTTCGGAAGACGAAGCCATCCGAGCGAATCGGATCAGTTCTGTTCATCGACGGCAAGGACCGCTTGCAGCCGGGCAAGAACCAAAACACGATGGATGACGACGACATCGCCGCTATCAGCAACGCCTACCGAGCGCCGGCCTCAGCCAATTCCGAAAGTCGGGTCAAAGCACGCCTCGTTGAAATAGATGAGCTCGAACGGAACCACTTTGACCTTAACATCGGCCGGTACCTGAAGAGCGAGACGGCTGTGGAAGCGAATGTCGAAGAGGCGATCGTCCTCATGCGCGAGGCGCAGGAGCGGCTCATGGCAGCTCAGGCTGTGCTCGACGAGAAGCTGAAGGCAGCGGGTTTCGATGCATGA